Genomic window (Verrucomicrobiota bacterium):
TCACGGTGGGAGCTTCAACGGAAGGCGCCTTGTCCCGCTCCGCGAGGTCGATCACCGTCCAGCCACACGCGGGCACGGTGACGCCGTCGCGCCACGTCCCGTCGGGCAGCTTCACCGCCTCGGATCGGTCCCACGACAGCGTGTTGAACAACACCAGCGGCTTCGTGTACGCCGACGTGTCGATTTGCGCAACAAGCGCGTCGGCGGCCGCGCCGATCATGCCGTCGGCCTGCTCAGCGATGGCGTTCTCCATTTGCGCACTATCGTCGTATACCTCGCGCACCGACGAGCCGGGCAGCACGTCGTGGAACTGGATCAGCAGCATATCCTCCCACAGCGCATCCAGCTTGGCCTTGTCGAGCCGGTGGCCGTGCGGCGCCGCGAGCGTGGCGAGCCACTCCACGTTGTGCAGCCGCGCCTCGTTCTTGCGGTTGGCGCGTTTGAGCCACGCCTGCGTCGTGTACGTACCGCGGTGATACTCGAGGTAGAGCTCACCGTCCCACACGGGCAGTTCGTCAACGCGCTGCCTGATGCGCTCGATGAGCGCAGCGCTCTTCTCGAAGTGTACGCGCGGCATGCCCTCGACAAGCGGCATCGTCGCCAGCCGCTCGGCTTGCTCGAGCATCTTCTCGGTGGGTCCGCCGCCGCCGTCGCCATAGCCGAACGTCACCAGCGTCTCGTCGAGCAGGCGGCGCTGAGCGTAATCGAGCCAGCTCCGCTTGACCTCGTACGGGCTCATCATCGTGTTGTAAGTCGACATCCATTCCATGCCAAGACACGGCCCCGTGATGTAGTGCGTCACGGTCTCGGTCCCGTCGATGCCCCGCCAGCGGAACGTGTCGTAGGGGAAGCGGTTGAACTGATTCCAGCTGATCTTGCTCGTGACGAAGCCGTCCACGCCGGCGAGCCGCATGATCTGCGGCAGCGCGGCCGAGTAGCCGAAGACGTCGGGTAGCCAGAAGATACGGCTGTCAACGCCGAGCTTCTCGCGGAAGTACCGCTTCCCGTAGAGGAACTGCCGCACGAGCGACTCGCCGCCCGTGATGTTCGTGTCCATCTCGCACCACGTTGCCCCGTCGGCTTCCCATCGGCCCGCCTTGATGAGCGTCTTGATCTGTGCAAACAGGTCCGGCGCGTGCTGCTCGGCCCATTTGTAGGCCTGTGGACTCGACTGGTGGAATGTCCAACCAGGGTACTGGTTGAGCAGCCGGACCTGGGTCGCCCACGTGCGAACGCACTTGTGCTTCGTCTGCTCGAACGACCAGAGCCAGGCCAAGTCGATGTGCGCATGTCCGACGGAGACGACCTTGGGCGCGTCGCCCGCAACGGGGACGGCTCTCCGCGCTTCGTCAAACGCCCGCTGCGCCGCCGGGACCGAGGCGTAGAACAGATCACCGGTTGCGCCGGTGGCCGACAGCGGCACATCACGCACGTCGAGTGCCTGCACGGCAGCCTCGATCGCTCGGACGAGCCGCACATGCCCGAGAGAGTTCTCGTCGATGTTGTCGATCACATCCAGTGCCACGCGCAGATCGTAGGCGAGTGTCTCGGTCGCCGTGTCGACCCACGCGATGCTCAGGTCCTGCAGAATGTGGCGGCACGGAATCCGCGCCGCAAAGAAGATCGCCCGTACGTCGTGGGTCGCGCCGGGCTTGAACGCGTGCCGGATCCGCGCATGCTGCTTGTCAATCGCGCCGACGCGTGCGCCGTCGATGAGAACCTGGCCCTCGGGTCCAGCCGGGTTGTTCGCATCATTCGGCTGGATCTTGTACTCGGCGCGGTTGACCAGGCGCAGCTCGATGGCTCCGCTTGTCCAGTGTTCCGGCACTGCGACCGTTGCGCGGAACCATGTCCACTGCTGCTCGCCGCCCCACTC
Coding sequences:
- a CDS encoding alpha-mannosidase, which produces MDRTEKLSLSSLKCYVSLIESRVVREAVAADDLRLVDPAEPRFDAPPDDAPWQPIGERREWGGEQQWTWFRATVAVPEHWTSGAIELRLVNRAEYKIQPNDANNPAGPEGQVLIDGARVGAIDKQHARIRHAFKPGATHDVRAIFFAARIPCRHILQDLSIAWVDTATETLAYDLRVALDVIDNIDENSLGHVRLVRAIEAAVQALDVRDVPLSATGATGDLFYASVPAAQRAFDEARRAVPVAGDAPKVVSVGHAHIDLAWLWSFEQTKHKCVRTWATQVRLLNQYPGWTFHQSSPQAYKWAEQHAPDLFAQIKTLIKAGRWEADGATWCEMDTNITGGESLVRQFLYGKRYFREKLGVDSRIFWLPDVFGYSAALPQIMRLAGVDGFVTSKISWNQFNRFPYDTFRWRGIDGTETVTHYITGPCLGMEWMSTYNTMMSPYEVKRSWLDYAQRRLLDETLVTFGYGDGGGGPTEKMLEQAERLATMPLVEGMPRVHFEKSAALIERIRQRVDELPVWDGELYLEYHRGTYTTQAWLKRANRKNEARLHNVEWLATLAAPHGHRLDKAKLDALWEDMLLIQFHDVLPGSSVREVYDDSAQMENAIAEQADGMIGAAADALVAQIDTSAYTKPLVLFNTLSWDRSEAVKLPDGTWRDGVTVPACGWTVIDLAERDKAPSVEAPTVSKDGSELSNAYWQMRLDKQGRIAELYDRVNDRQVLAPGAVANEWQVFEDRPLDSDAWDIDLFYMNHPLPQPELASLKVVEPSGARVAVELMWRLPKVGGAPQSTITQRIALYAGSPRIDFETHVDWHVHHHLLKVAFPVDVRATDAAYQIQFGHLRRPTHTNTLWDIARFEVCAHQFVDLGEHGYGVSLLNDCKYGHDVRDNVIRLTCIKSPQSPDPIADQGEHTFTYALLPHAGTFQQAGTVRAASELNVPLVMREAKASKGTLPATWSYVRVEGDAAVIDTIKAAEDGKGTILRLYESHGSHAPVTLTFATAPKSVEHLNLLEEPFADGIDLEHNGAKASFRMRPFQIVTLRVR